The Triticum dicoccoides isolate Atlit2015 ecotype Zavitan chromosome 6A, WEW_v2.0, whole genome shotgun sequence genome has a window encoding:
- the LOC119319286 gene encoding uncharacterized protein LOC119319286 — protein sequence MSWTSGASSAPGFRRASGRRDMDSRSPVAYRESPMAYEPPKLCHCRQPRKAPRWISWSRQNPGRRYYACVDAMHGGCGYVEWHDDPLPKFFSDLIGDLRDEVWRLKGQRSVVQTEEECPNVLMPGHDVSRVMALELELKERNAELEAMNGKYRNVVMVFIVFVVGVVVGKMLVY from the exons ATGTCGTGGACTTCCGGGGCTTCTTCCGCCCCCGGCTTCCGTCGCGCCAGTGGAAGGAGGGACATGGATTCGAGGTCTCCGGTCGCTTACAGGGAGAGCCCAATGGCGTACGAGCCGCCAAAGTTGTGCCACTGCAGACAGCCACGGaaggcgccgagatggatctcatgGAGCCGTCAAAATCCCGGCAGGAGGTACTACGCGTGCGTAGATGCAATG CATGGTGGATGTGGCTATGTGGAGTGGCATGATGATCCTTTGCCCAAGTTTTTTAGTGACTTGATTGGAGATTTGAGAGATGAGGTGTGGAGGCTAAAGGGTCAAAGATCTGTGGTTCAGACTGAAGAGGAGTGCCCAAATGTGCTTATGCCTGGACATGATGTATCAAGGGTTATGGCTCTTGAGCTTGAGTTAAAGGAGAGGAATGCAGAGCTGGAAGCAATGAACGGGAAATATAGGAATGTGGTGATGGTTTTCATTGTGTTTGTGGTGGGTGTAGTTGTTGGAAAAATGCTAGTGTACTGA